The Pieris napi chromosome 4, ilPieNapi1.2, whole genome shotgun sequence DNA segment ttgtAAAGATAATCATGAGTGAAAATGAATGGTTAAATACGACTAGACAATTGTTTCAAATTCCATCACTGGGCATCATTATTAAGTCCGAACCATACTATTTGGCAGTTCTAGGAGATCTTCAGTTAGCAGAAAGAGGccaatttaaatataggttAGGTTATATAATGGAATGGATACACTTACTACTAGAAGCACCAAAAATTCTtcatcatttataattatgttagtCGAGGTGAGATTATCAACTAATCATCTCAgcctataaataatttaactactAATTCAAATTCACACCCAAAAATATTGCAGATTCCGAAAAACACTTAATGActtataacacaaattaaaaaatcgtaAGTTTCAatgaaaaaacaattattaaattattaaaaaaacaatgtcataacataaaatatgtaactAAAACATGGACGTAtgtattatgaatattatgcAATGTTAATAATGACCACGCTTTATAAACATCAtgctatacaaaataaataataaaattataaagaacatttttttcaaagttattctttacttaaagaaaacttaaaatgtcatgtcgCTAGGAATCGAATGTGTTTACAAGCGTGGTGCAGGCATTCAGCTAACTCTGTCATTGTGAGGCGACTCACTGATCCTTGCGCGCTTTCTTTTTGCTCTTCTTAGATACTTTCGCTTCGGACCAAGTATCTGTAAACGCAGATGTACATAAGTACTATAGACGAAGCAATTACTTAGCACGAACTCTACGTTAATTTCGTCAGGTACACCAATACGATTTAATCACTGACAGCTTCTCGATTTTCCTTACAATTCGGACAATTTACTATACCTAGTTATTcgaaaataaactatttgagACAGcgtttaatttcaaatacgCCCACGGAGTGCTACCACGTTTCCATATAAAAATCTATCCTTATTATTCTTTTAcgttaattatttcattttacgtATTGCTTGTGCTAACTGCTAAGTAAGCTATTTGGGCTCTACAAATCTGAAATGTGGATCTCTCTTTGTCTGTCTacgtgaatatatttttatattaagttcgGAGTGGGCTTTGATGCCGGGACttcataatttgtattttttttatggaaacGAGAAAACTTAAATGCTGCCAAAAAATCAACCACACTATTAAGAGTGGACTTTGTTTTTTCgtcatatacaaaaattattgttactaAATTTTtcgtatacatatattaaatccAACTActcattatttattcattacttaattatttggTATGTTTAACAATACCTATGCACGATTTAATGCTGAAATCGATTGGAAGGCCACGTTAGCATTTACGTGATAAATTTCGCGAAAACATGCGTAATCTAGAAGTCAAGATTATCCCTCGgactaaacttttaattactaaCAGTTTGCAAATAAAAAGAGTAAATTCCAAAAgtatgtttttcaattgttaccttttcaaaataataaaataaagcttgtgtgtaattttattagtaaaaaatcaCTTACCTCCAAGCTCATCAAACACAGGAACAGTCTTCTCTTCCTGTTTGTCAGAGTCGGAGTTCTCTTCCGACTTTGGCACACTCTTCGCTACAACAGCctgaaaataatacaatacaataatctCGTTAATAATACACAACGAAATACGAATTCTCTGATTTATGTGTTAATATCGAGACAAGGTTGTATGTATGGTGCTGTTTTACGGTCTACGATTGCTATCATTGCCTTGGTTTAGTCTATCTTTTCACCCAGTCctaataatttgatttaagtACATAGACTGAAACCTAAATgcacaatttaatatatatgtttgtgacataaaataaatcaatggagccacaaccattttaggtctggacctcagatttctgtatctgtttcatgatcattttggtaatctaataggcaattaggtgatcagccttctgtacctgacacatgccgttgactttttgtgtctaaggcaaattggtttcctcacgacgttttccttcaccgttcgagcgaatgttaaatgcgcacaaagataaaaagtccattggtgcacagctggggatcgaacctacgacctcagggatgagagtcgcacgctttttttttttacttggggAAATGCTTTGCGCATGGGTTACCGCGGTGCGACTGCTTAGTGCGGcaggttatgtgggactcgcgattgtgcatacccactaaaaccccaaggcGCCACCAACAATCGCCTTAGGCGGGATGCGGTAACAGCAGAGCCTTATCCGcttacgctgaagccactaggccaacactgctcactgcACTGCTGTTTGtgacatacaatattttaaagtgaaaTTAAGACCATACTTTTCATGAGCACACAACACTACATACAGTCTCTCGCTGACCACAGCGTAATTCACTTGaaagtaaataaatgataacaccATTAATTTTAACGCATTAGGATTTCTTTACcagcaaattaattataactataatttttttcattgtttGTAAAAGTATATACCTCCTTCttcttgttttgtttttccttattttcatttttcttgTTGCTTCGTAGGTCCTTAACTTCCGTGAGCTCGTCCTCTGGGGTATCGTCTTCCTCTTCTTCGGCAACCAGTTGTTCACGGTCACGACGTTCAGCctgcataaaattatatttataataatctataattttaagtaagttAGACAGTTAATAAAATAGCAGTGTATATGAACCAAGTTCCCAACTGTGGGATAATTATCGTGGGGATGTGtatgtgtttataattatgtatattggTAAACTATCTACTGCTAAACTATCATCACAGattgaacaatattttttttatgtgtggGTTATATAAAATTGGTTATTATTATCTTAGGGGCCGTTCATAAAATAGCTGAGTGTGACAAGATGACAAGGGGGCGGGGGGGTATACGGCAACGTGACGTTCGCCGTTTATCTATCGACTTCtgaattatagaaatattatttatataaaagatttttattatatgatatttaaattttattataactaaataaatatgtataatttttagaatttGTGTACTATCATTTAGATTTATCATACTCAGAAGGGGGGGGGTCCTTAGTTTTTGTGACGAAATATTTCTAGGGGGGGGTCACAGAAAGTGTGACACAGCGTGACAATAGTGGGGGAGGGGGTAAAAAAATCTGATTTTAGTGTGACGTATTTTATGAACGGCCGCTTAGTGGATATGATAATAaccaatttacaataatttgacACCCCTGGTTGTGAATACAATAGGTTGTGAACACTATTTGAATAGTAAAAACATATTGGAATGAACCTATATTTTCTCATGCATACATCTAATGATGCTACTAATGTTAAATTGTCTTCCATGCGATTCTCAGCATCTATTTCATtgacaattttgttttaaagacTGGTAGGTATTCAGCCTCTTTATTATCCTGTCCTTCGTGGTTGATTTATGTGTCTAACTGACTTACATTCatcaaaataaacatattatattagtttactGCCAAGATTCATTCTTATTTCAAATGTTTAAGGCATGCACTATATTatctcaaattaaaaaaaaattggaaattggtttttaaaagattctaatcagaaatttgtatattaaattacctATGTGTTATTATTTTGCAGCATATGCACTAAGTAGGAAGTTGAAAATCTTGTaacctatattatataataggaacttttaaacacatattacACAAATCAAAACAATCAAGACTGGAGCAAATACTGCCAAGACCTGGAGTTAAATAATCCAttcataactttatttatggtAATTGAAATCATgagtattttatgtaaataaacttgTTTAAAACACTTTAGAACTTACCTCCTTCAGAACTCTTTGTAATTCTTCAACTTGGGCTTGCAAAGCTCTTGCAGCATCTTCATCTACATCAGGACCTACAGCACTAATCACCTTGATGGTCTCTTCAGGAACTTCTGCTGATTCTTCAACTGGTGAAGTATCAATACCATTCTCTTTAACCTTGCTTTTCTTGCTCTTCTTGACCGGACTTTCCTTCTCATTGCCCTTTACTTTCTTCTTATCACTTTTCTTTGGCACTTCTTCCCATAAACCATCATCATAATCAGCCGGTTTCTCCACTTCtgctactttatttttttttacccttTTTTCAGTAACAACATCCTTCTTGGCTGCTTTAGGTTCAACTTTCTCTTTTGGCTTTAGTTTTTCGACTTCCTTCTTTTCCTTTGCTGGAGATTTCTTGTTATCACTTTTGCTCTTACTTTCATCACTTGATGTGCGATTAGGTGAAGATTTCTGAAAACATaagaaattaaacaatataataaatccttttaaataatacagttTTGTATAAGCATGGTGCTTGCTACTTTATGTAAACAGAGCTTGTTATTTCCTAAATAATGGTTGTATACACTATAGTttgtaatttcattttaaattgagAAACGTGTTACTGCTAGAACTCACATAGTCAACTGAAcaaggttaaaaataaaatgagctAACACCTGTtctaattactaataaaaaagtaaaaggcCCAccttttcctttaatttctttttcttttgcgaaGATTTTCTCTCATCTACGACTAGAGGCAGCTTGTCGAATTGTGGCGGTTCCGCCGTACGGAAGCCGAACAAAAATACGAGAGCCGcacatactaacactactgCAACAGCTGCCGCGGGAAAGAAAAACTGCGTGCTGGACACTTGCCTCAAAAGttccattttattaaattgatttgtGGCAGATATTAGTTAATAGTGAGCATACAGTGTAAAATTGAACTATGCTAAAAGTCGATTAAATTAAATCCTCAATGATAAAAGCAGACACGGGGACACGATGACGCGGCTGTGACGTGCCAAAAATCGTAATCAATTTTGTTgctatcacaaaaaaaaactataggCTATAAAATACTGAATGAAAATGACGCATTGGAATCGCAttcattttactttttattttgttccaCGATATcgtgaaattttatttatacgtgGTTTACACATACAATAAGGATCTATACGGATCATGATTGATAACTAAACGagtataatatacattatgcACTCTTATCGACACCCGTCACCCGGAGATCCAGACTCACGACGCGACGTGTACAATACTTTATTCATTAATTGTGTGTATTCATATCTGTGATCTGCACAGCCATAATTAGAAATAGAGTTTCTGctgttaacaataattatcaaTTCTCAAAGTTtgtctagataccaggccataaactccaaaaaaaaaaaatgctcaAAGTTGCTACAATCATATGTCAATTATCATCGACAACAGAGTGTCACACATGTCATGTCACAATTCACATTAGAGGTGAGTCGAAAATATTAGATCAGATAAAAGTACTAGGTATTTTTCGAGATTAGGCCGCACCTAATCCAATGGACGCAGTACCTAATCCACCTAATCCAAGAGGTAGCGTAGCGACTAGCGACTAGCGAGTAGTGTAGTCCCGGGCCGCGCCCGCGCGTCAGCGGTCGGGCGGGGTGCGGGGCGCGGGACGTGAGACTGGTAAAATCCGGTTTGTTTCGCTGGCTGTTCGGACCTCGCGGGCCGGCGGCGAGCGCACAAAACAATAGCTTTCCTTTTCTAACACATAGAAACGTTACCTGTTTTTGTCTTTGTTTGTTGTTCggttaagaaaaacaataaatttgcaTGTAATGTAAACAAACACTTAGTTAGTGTCGTTCGTCATTTGGGCGATGCAAGCTGTGACTTGTTATGATTGAGTTTGTTTAGTGAACTTTAGTGCAGAAAAACTTtcgtattttgtaaaaaaaatggctcCAAAGGGGAGTAGTGTCGCGTGGGACCATTTTGTGGTCAAGGACAAGGATCAGTACATGGCCGAGTGCAAAATGTGTAAGACTCAGTTAAGTTTTAAAGGTTCTGTGTCTAACTTGACAAAACATTTGAAAAGGAAGCATCCTTTGGTCAATTTAGTGCCACGAAATTCTTCGACGTCAGCTTCCATATCGCTTAACTTGGAATCACCATCATCACAGGTGGCAACGGCAACGACTTCATCAAGTGATACGACCGCAAACGATCGATTATTACCAGCAGCTAGTACCAGTAATACTGGTACAGTGCGTGTAGTACAGTCAGGCACAAAAACTATAGCTGCATATATTTACAAGAAGAACGCCGATAAATGTAAATCCGATATCGATCAATTGATCATGGATCTATTTATTCTGGACTTTCAACCATTCCGCATTGTAGAAGACAGGGGTTTTAGAAAACTGATTCAGTCTGCATttccattttatataattcccACACGCAAGTACTTTGCAAACAACTTACTACCGAGCCGTTATGAAAGTTTGCGGGAAATAAAAATGGTCGAACTTCGAAATGTTGAGTCAATATGCATCACAGCTGATATTTGGACTTCAAGTACCAATGATTCATTTTTAGGTGTTACTGGCCATTATATTGACAAAGATGAGTATGTGCTTAAGTCCATATTACTTGAATGCGTGCTTCTGGATGGTTCCCACACAAGTATTAATTTAGCAACGGAGCTGTTGCGAGTAGCAGAGGAGTGGCAAGTGGCGAACAAAATTCTGCTGGCAGTTTCGGATAATGGatccaatattaaaaaagccaTAGAAAAGGATTTAGGCTGGAAACATTTTGGCTGTTACGCCCATTCTCTCAATCTGGCCGTACAAGAAGCGATGTCGAAGTCAGAGGAAGTGACTGCATTGGagggaaaaataaaaacgattgTCAGTTATTTCAAAAGATCCGCCAAAGCGTGGGAAAAATTGAAGAAGTATCAGGAGCAGGCCGGAAAGACTGTTAAAAGACCACTGCAGAGTGTGAGTACAAGGTGGAACTCCATCTTTTACATGATGCAAAGGATTCTCGAAATCAAAGAAGAGATTAATAGttctttatgtaatttaaatgcCAGTGCTATGTCACTATCCCAATTTGATTGGGAGCTTTGTGAAAATGTgaccaaaattttaaaaccttTTGAAGAAGTGACCAAAGAAGTGAGCGCCCAAAAATATGTTTCGGGAAGTATTGTTATACCTATCACAACGGGACTTATAGCCTCTTTGGAAAATATGGATACAAGTTCCTATCTTGAAACTGCCCAAATGTTTAAACAAGACTTATTAGGCGCTATAAAAACTAGGTTTGCTAACTTGGACAGAAGCCGCACTTTCACAGTTTGCATGTTCCTGGATCCTAGATTCAAGTTGTACTTCGATGATCCAAGTGTAGCGGAAAATACGaaacaaaatgttatacaGCTCGTGACTGCTCAAATTCACAAAGAAGACCGCGTTTCACAGTCATCCCAAAACGAAAATGGTTTAATGGAGCTTCAGGAGTCCACTTCAACACAACCAAGTACCTCTACTTCAGGGGAGGTGCAGATCTCTTCAGTATGGCAACATTACACACAGAGAATGAAAAATATCCAACCGAAAGGAACTGCGTCATC contains these protein-coding regions:
- the LOC125048624 gene encoding DNA ligase 1-like — protein: MELLRQVSSTQFFFPAAAVAVVLVCAALVFLFGFRTAEPPQFDKLPLVVDERKSSQKKKKLKEKKSSPNRTSSDESKSKSDNKKSPAKEKKEVEKLKPKEKVEPKAAKKDVVTEKRVKKNKVAEVEKPADYDDGLWEEVPKKSDKKKVKGNEKESPVKKSKKSKVKENGIDTSPVEESAEVPEETIKVISAVGPDVDEDAARALQAQVEELQRVLKEAERRDREQLVAEEEEDDTPEDELTEVKDLRSNKKNENKEKQNKKKEAVVAKSVPKSEENSDSDKQEEKTVPVFDELGDTWSEAKVSKKSKKKARKDQ